In a single window of the Flavivirga spongiicola genome:
- a CDS encoding Rieske (2Fe-2S) protein, with translation MKSIFCLISLIILSSCSKNSVDNKNCKFLLDLGVNLNINLSLPQYSQLPFAGNSVYIENIGNAGIIVASTGADFFAWDASDPNHTPSACSALVPSGLNATCGCDDGNEYSLVTGQPLGSNNLPCGLKNYRVEKNGNNLLIFN, from the coding sequence CCTCATTAGCCTCATTATTTTATCATCTTGCAGTAAAAACTCTGTTGATAATAAAAATTGTAAATTTTTATTAGACTTAGGCGTCAACCTTAATATCAATCTTAGTTTACCACAATATAGTCAATTACCTTTTGCAGGAAACTCTGTATACATAGAAAACATAGGAAATGCGGGAATTATTGTTGCCAGTACAGGTGCCGACTTTTTTGCATGGGATGCCAGTGACCCAAATCATACACCTAGCGCTTGTTCTGCGCTTGTTCCTTCCGGATTAAATGCTACTTGTGGCTGTGACGATGGCAATGAATATAGCTTAGTTACCGGACAACCATTAGGAAGTAATAACCTGCCATGTGGTTTAAAAAATTATAGAGTAGAAAAAAACGGAAATAACCTCTTAATATTTAATTAA